The Anaerolineales bacterium region GCATGGTTGAATTGCCGACGAGGACCATTTCAAGAATCTCATTCAACTTGATTCCTGCTTCATGCGCGGCTTTACTCAACAACTTATTCAACGTCGAAATGATCGCTTTGTGCAACTTCTCCAAGCCGTCGGGATGCTCAATGGCATACTGGATGCGAGACATCACATCTTCGCCATACACGATCTGCGGGTTCATCTCGGATTCGGCGGCTAACAATTCACCAGTTCTCAAATTGCACAAATACAGAGCGACCGTCGTCGAGCCGATGTCCACTGCCGCGCCATAACTTTCCTCGTGATACCCACCCTGAACTGCGATGACTTCCTTATCCTTCCACACGGACACGGTCACATTCCATTTTGAGTCACGCAAGGTTTTCGACAACGTTCTCAGACATTGATAATCAATTTCCATGTCATACCAGCGCGGCAATACCGCGTCGTTGCCGTGGACGAGTCGCATGGATGTTTCGAGTCCCTTGGCGAGGCGCTCCCAATCTGCAATGGGACGCTCCAAATTCGGCGGAGTCATCGTCACCAAATATTTTCGGACGGCGGGTTTAATCTCGATCGGTCGGTTGCTCGCGCTCTTGCGGACGATCTGCTTGTTGCCGCGGCTCTCCTCAGGGACGTTGATCAGCACGTCGCCGAGAATTTTGCATTGGCACGATAAACGGACTTGTCCGATCTGCCAGCCTTTTTCTTTCAATAATTTTGGTCTGCGTTCGAGATAGGCGCGCTCCTCCGCGCTAACGGGGGAGAGGTTGGATTGTTTCGAGTCAATGTTGTATTTCTCGAAGCGCCCTTCTTCGATCAGCACCATGCACTTGCCGCACGTGGCATTCTCGGCGCAAATCGATTCGATCTCCACGCCCAACTCGCGCGCGGCAGTGCGGACGGACATGCCTTCGTCCACTTGTCCGCGACTGCCAGAGGGTTGGAGGATGATGGTGTGTTTGGTCATAAGACGATGGATGATGGACGATTGACCATAGTTGTCTATGGTCCATGGTCTATCGTCTGCCTGGACGCGGAATCTCCACTTTGGCGAACTCAGCCTCAAGTTGGGAAAGAAGCGTGTCTGCCACTTCTTCGGGCGCGCCAGCGTGTTCGATCCAATCCCCGCGTTTGTATTGACTCGCATAATCCGATGTGGAGGTGAGTCCCTCCGCCATCGCGTACGCGTCGATCTTGTTTTGAATCTTGTCCGAGAGTTGTTTCTTGATCGTGCGCCCATCGCCTTCGACCGTGATGGATTGGGGAATGTGCTTCCAGTACATGATGCGATATTTTGCCATGGTTGCCTTTGTGTCATTGCGAGGAGAGGTCCTTCTTATACAGGAGATTGCTTCTCGAAGACTCGCAACGACATGAAAATTATATATAATTTTGCAGGCGGGATTGTACGGGAGAATGAGTGTGAGGTCAATAGTCGGAGTTTAGTTTTTCTTGCGCGTCATGTCTTCCCCTGTAATTGCCGCGATGCGACAATTACATTTCATCACGATCATTCATCATCCTCGTCATTGTCATCGAAATCATCCATCTCCATCCCGCCGAGGATTTCGCTGGGATCGAAGGGCGGCTCGTTTGGATTGTATTTCTTCGGCGTGGATGGCGGCGGGATATTGCGCGTCCATTTGAGCATTAGAATCATGTGTTCAGCTAATTCCCGCGAGGTCTCATTTTCCATACGTCTCTCGAGTCGTTTGATCTGCCTTTTTGCCCAATCGGGTAGCTCGTCTGGCTGACCATTGTCGTTGTCGAGGAAACTCCAATCTACAATAGTTGACGCGGGCGCTTCCTGTTTTTCAGGGATGGATTTCTCGAATGGCTTAAAATTGTAATGCGATCTGAAAAGGCGTATTAAACTGTGTAACTTATACAATTTTCTCACGTCTTATTGTATAGATGTTTCTTGTCAAATTGTAAAAATTTTACCTGAGTCATTGCAACCATAATTGTCAGAGAAATCATCAGTTGTGACTTAGGGACTGAACTTGTAATTGCATTACTTGCCGTACAAATCGATTCGTTCGAGTCTAACATTCCCTCTTCCCATGAGCCTAAAACAGGGTTTGTGGATAAATAGAAATTAAAGTCAGCAAATAAATAGTCCCTGAGGAGATAACCATAGTGAATTTGTCAAACTACGATTCGGTTGTCTCTACCTCTTGGGTAAGTTGTTTAAAGCCGAATTCACAATCGCGAATCCGCTTATTTTGTTTTCCTTACGCAGGAGCAGGTTCGTCAGTGTATAACGCCTGGTCGAACTGGCTTTTACCGGAAATTGAGTTATTTGTCGTGAATTTGCCGGGTAGAGATGCAAGGATTCGGGAAGCGCCTTACCGACAGCTTCAAGCGTTGACCGTTCCCCTGAGTCAGGGGATGATGCCCTACCTTGACAAGCCCTTTGTTTTCTTTGGCCATAGCATGGGTTCATTGATCGGTTTTGAGGTCGCGCGAGAACTGCGTCGGCGGGCGGAATCGCAGCCGTTACATTTGTTTGTCTCGGGACGTAAACCGCCTGACGCCCCTGCGACCCATCCCAATTTGTACTATCTGCCGGAAGAAGAGTTTCTCCAGGCAGCCCAACAACTTTATGGCAGTTTACCGGAGGTTATTCTTCAGGACCCCGAACTGGTTAATTTGTTCTTGTCGATGATGCGAGCTGATGTCACAATGCTCGAAACGTATGAATACAAAGAGGAAGCCCCACTGGATTGCCCCATTACTGTGTATGGGGGAGATCAGGACCGCTCTGTGGATGAGCAAATTTTAGCGCATTGGGAAGCGCATACTTTAACTACTTTTAGGCTGAAGATGTTTCCCGGAGAGCATTTTTTTATTCAGACGGCGCGGTCGGTTGTTCTACGTGAATTAAACATGGAATTGGCCGGGTTGCTGAAAGGACTCGACAGGGAAAATGTGTAATAGTGTATTGAGTCTGCACAGCACGGCAACCCCATTATAAGGTTTTAGGCTATCATAAGATGATGTTCATGTTTGATACATTTCTTTCCGACAGCCGGCGTATGTTCTGGAGCAATTCTCGGATTCACTTTCTGCTGATAAACGAGCCGTGCTGGGTGCTATCAGTTCAAATATTTACAGCAATCCTGTGCTGCTGTGCAATTGTCTTGCGGTTCCATCAGGCTTTTAGAGCTTGTATGCAAAATACTAAAGCATTGTCATTCTGAGGAGCAAAGCGATGAAGAATCTCTACCTTTGCTCGAAAATTATCCGTTTTTAGCTAATAAGAGACCCTTCGCTGTCGCTCACATCATCCCGAAATCTTTCGGAAGAGCCACATAACCCTTAATTTGCATACAGACCCCAGAAATTTCGCCGCCATGTAAAATATTGGCGTTGACATTTGAATTTGTTCGATTTGCTGACGATCTGGAACGCATTGTTGATTGGTTCGATTATTTCCTAAACATGCAGGAGTTGGAATGACACGCAAGGGAGAGAGCAATTACCCCACAGCGCACGAATTGAAGCGGGAGCCGATCGCCATCATAGGGATCGGTTGTCGCTTTCCTGGCGGCGCGGATAGCCCCGAAAAATTCTGGACTCTCTTGCGAGATGGTGTCCATGTTGTCTCTGAGATTCCGTCCAATCGCATTGACGTGGAAACATATTACGATTCTCGCCCGGCAACGCCGGGTAAGATCATGACTCGTTGGGGCGGTTTCCTTGAAAACATCGACCAACTCGATGCATCGTTCTTTGGGATCGCTCCGCGCGAAGCAGAGCGTCTCGATCCGCAACAGCGCCTCCTTCTCGAATTAGCTTGGGAAGCGTTGGAAGATGCGGGCATTCTCCCTAGCCAGTTGATGGGAACTCGAACTGGTGTGTTTGCCGGTATTTGGTTGAATGATTTTGAAGCCCGGCTCTTTGCCGATCCTTCCAAGACAGATTTTTACATGACTACAGGCAGTGGTCGTTACTCCGCCTCTGGAAGACTCTCCTACTTTTTAGGGCTGCAAGGACCGAGCATTACGATTGACACAGCTTGTTCCTCGTCGTTGGTGGCGATCCATCTTGCCTGCCAGAGTTTGTGGACAGGCGAATCTGAACTGGCGCTAGCGGGAGGCGCAAATGTGATCCTTCAGCCGCATATCACAATCGCGTATTCGCAATCACAGATGATGGCGCCCGATGGACGTTGCAAGTTTGGCAGCGCGCAGGCAGATGGCTATGTCCGCAGTGAGGGCGCCGCGCTGGTGGTGTTGAAGCGCTTGTCGCAAGCAATCGAGGATCGCGATTCCATTTATGCTGTGATCCGCGGCGGAGCGGTCAATAACGATGGGCAAAGCGGCGGCTTTCTTGCTACGCCGGGCCAACAGGGACAGGAGGATATGCTCCGAGTGGCATATCAAAGCGCTGGCGTAGACCCGCGTCAAGTTCAATATGTTGAGGCGCATGGAACGGGGACGCGTGCCGGTGACCCGATCGAACTTGGCGCCCTAGGCGCAGTACTTGGAAAGGGGCGACAGGCTCAATCGCCGCTTTTAGTGGGCTCCGTTAAAACAAACTTGGGGCATACGGAGGGCGCTGCCGGGGTCGCCGGACTCATTAAAGTCGCGCTTTCTTTGAAACATGGAATGATTCCGCCCAGTCTTCATCTGGATGAATTCAATCCGAATATCCCTTGGCAAGATTGGAAACTGACAATCCCAACATCATTGACGCCCTGGCTGAGCGACGGTGAGAGAATCGCAGGTGTCAGCGCCTTTGGCATTGCAGGCACAAACGCTCACATTGTTCTGGCTGAGACACGGGACCTCTCTCAAGCAGAGACACATTCGGAATCAGGTACGTTCTATCTATTGCCTCTCTCCGCGCAGACAGCTGAAGGTCTGCGCACGCTTGCCGAATCCTATTTGCAATTTTTATCTCAAAAAGATCCTGCTTCGCTACAGGATATTTGCTACACTGCTGGTAGCCGGCGTGTGCATCATGCTGCGCGTTTGACAGTTTTGGGCAGAACGCATCAAGGAATCACAGAACAACTATCTGCTTTTCTAGCTGGGGACGCCCATAAAGGCCAAAAGATTACCGGTCGTCCGAAAGTGGTATTTGTCTTTCCTGGGCAAGGCGCGCAATGGCTGGGTATGGGACGTGAGCTGTTAAAAGAAAATCCAGTATTCTGTAAAGTTTTGACGGAATGCGACCGCGCGATCAAACACTGGTCAGATTGGTCTCTGCTTGAACAACTTATGCTGGAAGAGAACGATCCTGCCTATCGCTTAAATGAGATTAGCGTTATTCAGCCTGCTTTGTTCGCTATGGAAGTAGCGTTGGCGGCTATCTGGCAATCGTGGGGTATTGAAGCCTCAGCGGTGATTGGTCACAGCATGGGGGAAGTGGCGGCAGCCTATGTTGCAGGATCGCTCAGCCTGGAGGATGCGGCGCGGATCATTTGCAAGCGTAGCCAGTTGATGCAACGCGCCAGCGGTAAAGGCGCTATGGCTGTGGTCGGACTACCACACAACGATGTGGAGAATTTCATACAAGATTTCAAAGGCAAACTTTCGATTGCTGTCCAGAACAGCCCGAAGTCAACGGTAGTATCGGGCGACCCGGATGCGCTCGAGCAACTTATGGAGACTCTCCATAGCCGCGAGATCTTTTGCCGCCTGATCAAGGTAGATGTAGCATCTCACAGTTGGCAAATGGATCCCATTCGCCTGGAACTGGAAGAGTCTTTAAGCGGTATCGAACCCAGAGCTGCGGCTATTGCTTTCTATTCCACTGTCACACAGACTGTTCTTGATGGTGAATTACTGAATGCCGAGTATTGGGGGCGTAACCTTCGCCAGCCGGTGCGCTTTAGCGAAACTGTGCAAAGATTGCTTGAGGATGAGCACACGCTCTTCATTGAGATGAGTCCGCACCCGGTTCTCCTTTCGGCAATCGAAGAAACGCGCGCTTCGACAGATTTGCCGGCTTATGGTTTTGCATCCCTGCGTCGAAGCCAGCCGGAATCTGCCACACTGCTCGGCGAACTGGGCTCACTCTATATGCTTGGCTATGATTTGGACTGGGAAAAGATCTATCCAAGCGGTAAGATCGTTTCTCTCCCTGCCTATCCCTGGCAACGGGAACGGTACTGGTTCGAGACTGTTCCTTCTATGCGTCCTGCTCGCCCGGGTTCTCATCCCTTGCTGGGAACGCATGTCTACACGGCAACAGGCGAACATATTTGGGAGACACCCATCAGCGTACAACGTTTCCCGTATTTGAACGATCATCAAGTGCGTGGCTCGGTTGTGTTTCCTGCCGCCGCTTATCTCGAGATGACGCTTGCCGCCGCCGTAGAGGCATATGGGACGAAGCCGTATCGGATCAAGGATGTTTCATTCCGGGAAGCATTTTTCCTTAACAATGAGGAAGAAAAAATTCTGCAATTGGTATTCGCTTCCGACAACCCGGAGACAACAGAATTCCTGATTTATAGCCGACCGTCTCAAGATGACTCTGCTGGTTCATGGTCTCTGCACGCAAGCGGGACTGTCGGACTTGAAGAGCAGGCGGATGTTGATGTGAGTCTGGCGTGGAAAGATCTGCAAGCACAGCCTATGGAACTTACTGCCGATGTGCTTTATGAAGATGCATCTCAACGCGGGTTAAACTACGGAAGAAACTTCCAAGCCGTCACAGGCGTGACGCAAGGTCAAACAGGAATCCTGTCCAGAATCAAATTGCCGGACGAGATCGCTCAGCAGACGGCAAAGTATATTTTGCATCCGGCGCTTCTGGATGCTTGTTTCCAAACTTTATTGGCTGCCTTGCCGCTATCAAATCAGGATCCATATCTTCCCACCGACCTCTCAGCCATGGAAAGTCATTCGGCACCGGACTTTGATCGTGAATTCTGGTGTCATGTAGTTCCAGAGATTGGGCAGGGTTATGTAAGAGGGGATATTCGTTTATTCGACAGCAGTGGACGAATCATCTTTTCGGCGCGGCAACTCTGTTTGCAACGCGTAGAAGCGGAACCGACGGATGTGAGTGATCTGTTCTATGAGATCCAGTGGCACGAGAGCCCAACTCCGGCGATCGCTGCCAGTGAATCAAAACACTGGTTGATCTTTGCCGACCGACAAGGCGTTGGAGAAAGGCTTGCGGAGCAGTTACAACGTCATTCTCATACTTTCAGCTTGGTTACCATTGGCGGAGAATATCATGCGCAAGCCAATCGTTATGAGATCGATCCGTCGCAGGCTGCGCATTTTAAGCGATTATTCGAAGAT contains the following coding sequences:
- a CDS encoding thioesterase domain-containing protein, with protein sequence MYNAWSNWLLPEIELFVVNLPGRDARIREAPYRQLQALTVPLSQGMMPYLDKPFVFFGHSMGSLIGFEVARELRRRAESQPLHLFVSGRKPPDAPATHPNLYYLPEEEFLQAAQQLYGSLPEVILQDPELVNLFLSMMRADVTMLETYEYKEEAPLDCPITVYGGDQDRSVDEQILAHWEAHTLTTFRLKMFPGEHFFIQTARSVVLRELNMELAGLLKGLDRENV
- a CDS encoding virulence factor, giving the protein MAKYRIMYWKHIPQSITVEGDGRTIKKQLSDKIQNKIDAYAMAEGLTSTSDYASQYKRGDWIEHAGAPEEVADTLLSQLEAEFAKVEIPRPGRR
- a CDS encoding SDR family NAD(P)-dependent oxidoreductase, whose amino-acid sequence is MTRKGESNYPTAHELKREPIAIIGIGCRFPGGADSPEKFWTLLRDGVHVVSEIPSNRIDVETYYDSRPATPGKIMTRWGGFLENIDQLDASFFGIAPREAERLDPQQRLLLELAWEALEDAGILPSQLMGTRTGVFAGIWLNDFEARLFADPSKTDFYMTTGSGRYSASGRLSYFLGLQGPSITIDTACSSSLVAIHLACQSLWTGESELALAGGANVILQPHITIAYSQSQMMAPDGRCKFGSAQADGYVRSEGAALVVLKRLSQAIEDRDSIYAVIRGGAVNNDGQSGGFLATPGQQGQEDMLRVAYQSAGVDPRQVQYVEAHGTGTRAGDPIELGALGAVLGKGRQAQSPLLVGSVKTNLGHTEGAAGVAGLIKVALSLKHGMIPPSLHLDEFNPNIPWQDWKLTIPTSLTPWLSDGERIAGVSAFGIAGTNAHIVLAETRDLSQAETHSESGTFYLLPLSAQTAEGLRTLAESYLQFLSQKDPASLQDICYTAGSRRVHHAARLTVLGRTHQGITEQLSAFLAGDAHKGQKITGRPKVVFVFPGQGAQWLGMGRELLKENPVFCKVLTECDRAIKHWSDWSLLEQLMLEENDPAYRLNEISVIQPALFAMEVALAAIWQSWGIEASAVIGHSMGEVAAAYVAGSLSLEDAARIICKRSQLMQRASGKGAMAVVGLPHNDVENFIQDFKGKLSIAVQNSPKSTVVSGDPDALEQLMETLHSREIFCRLIKVDVASHSWQMDPIRLELEESLSGIEPRAAAIAFYSTVTQTVLDGELLNAEYWGRNLRQPVRFSETVQRLLEDEHTLFIEMSPHPVLLSAIEETRASTDLPAYGFASLRRSQPESATLLGELGSLYMLGYDLDWEKIYPSGKIVSLPAYPWQRERYWFETVPSMRPARPGSHPLLGTHVYTATGEHIWETPISVQRFPYLNDHQVRGSVVFPAAAYLEMTLAAAVEAYGTKPYRIKDVSFREAFFLNNEEEKILQLVFASDNPETTEFLIYSRPSQDDSAGSWSLHASGTVGLEEQADVDVSLAWKDLQAQPMELTADVLYEDASQRGLNYGRNFQAVTGVTQGQTGILSRIKLPDEIAQQTAKYILHPALLDACFQTLLAALPLSNQDPYLPTDLSAMESHSAPDFDREFWCHVVPEIGQGYVRGDIRLFDSSGRIIFSARQLCLQRVEAEPTDVSDLFYEIQWHESPTPAIAASESKHWLIFADRQGVGERLAEQLQRHSHTFSLVTIGGEYHAQANRYEIDPSQAAHFKRLFEDLGQTVQEVIYLWSLDQTTEGSTNALNEVGILYLTQAISQMSVTMPHLWLITRGTQSVLAKPEVISVSQATVWGMRAVIANEFPNLRCTCVDLSPAANMDELDLLARALQVQDEDQVALRNGQRYAARLKRMPVPDLNEAPEFAHQKVDGPQSFRVEVHSPGILDSLSIQPMLRSAPKAGEVEIAVKATGLNFMNVMGAMGICPGYPRGVGPLGIECAGVIVRVGEEVTEFRPGDEVAAIAFDSLASHVITDVRLVVKKPPSLSYEEAASLPIAYLTAYYALHHLGRLQVNERVLIHSATGGVGLAAMQLAKRSGAQIFATAGSPEKREYLQALGIQRVMDSRSLSFADDILKVTNGEGVDVVLNSLAGSAITKGLQVLKPYGRFLEIGKRDIYQNSRIGLLPFQKNLSYFAIDLDKMSRERPDMIGEMLHEIFELIETRQIATLPLQTFPVSQVREAFRLMAQAKHTGKLVIAMEDENASFAAPAATIPIRSDGTYLITGGFGDLGLVFARWLAKQGARHLILLGRSQPAQPALQVINELQDAGIHVVTLQADVADLAQISEVLSQIKQDSLPLRGVIHAAGRLADATIPQMDHERFMQAFAPKTLGAWNLHTLTADQPLDFFILFSSVAAVLGTPGQVNYAAGNAFLDALARYRHAQGLPALSINWGPWSEIGLAAAQSNRGDRLSQQGLGSITPEQGLNVMSLLMTQKSPQVSVMLFDAGKWCLSQPAAARSSLVRDLVNQIAVPTVGKGSTTRNVRDELATLDSDKQRRALFEAYLREQVAYVLHLAPARIALDKPLRTLGMDSLMSLELRNRLEEGLQLTLSASLIWNYPTIQALTNFLAQKMDVELGKDELSSGTASQIDAVDAPETEIEGLSKAEVDALLKEELDAIEDLLGDE